The DNA segment CATTATATTTTTCTTTTAATTCCTGAGGAGTGCCAGTTTCCAAAATTACTCCTTTATCTATTAAAGCGATTCTATCACATAAAAAGTCCACCTCCAGCATATTATGAGAGGATAGTAAAACCGTTGTCCCTTTTTTAACAAAATCCTTAATGATTCTTCTCATTTCCTGAGAAATTATCACATCCAATCCCGCTGTCGGCTCATCTAAAATAGCTAGCTCAGGATTTATCATTAAAGTTCTGGCCACCAATAATCTTCTTGTCATTCCCTTACTATAGGTGCTTACTTTATCTTTTATGCGCTTTCCGAGTTTAGCTAATCCTATTCCTCTGTCCGTTATTTCTCTTTTTTCTTCATTACTATTTGAATAAAATCCAGCCATAAATTCCAAATAATCCTTTCCTGATAAATTTTTATAAGCACCAGCCTCTTCTGGTAAATAGCTTATTTTCTCTCTAACTTCGTCTGCTTCTTTGATTACATCGTAACCAAATACTTTCACTTCTCCAGAAGTAATTTGCAGTAATGTTGAAATAACCCGCAAGGCAGTAGTTTTTCCAGCTGCATTTGGGCCAATTAAACCAAAGATTTCTCCTTTAGGTACTTCAAAAGAAATACCTTTTAGGGCTCTAAGATTCCCGTAGTCTTTTATTAAATCTTTAATTTCTATTGCTTTATTCATATAAAGTTTTTTTATTTTAGCATATTTTAAAAAGTCAGTAAAAACTCAAATTAAAGATAATGAAACCACTAAACAGGCTCTAATATCGTCCGTCCCTCGGAGTCGCCGCCGCCCCGAGAGTTTTTCTCGGGAGGTTTATTAAAAGGTTGCACAAGCCTAGAAACATATTGATCACGCAAGAAAGACATAATTTCTTGCATATTTTTTAAAAATATGGTAGATAATTGTTAGGTGAAAGTAATGAATGACGTAGAACACGCAGAAAAGCTTGTCGGCGAACTATTTCAGTTGAAATTCGGGACAGATATTCAAATCAGCGGACAAATGCACCAGCTTTTACGAGATATAACGCCTGAATTGGTACCTCATGTCATCCAA comes from the Patescibacteria group bacterium genome and includes:
- a CDS encoding ABC transporter ATP-binding protein encodes the protein MNKAIEIKDLIKDYGNLRALKGISFEVPKGEIFGLIGPNAAGKTTALRVISTLLQITSGEVKVFGYDVIKEADEVREKISYLPEEAGAYKNLSGKDYLEFMAGFYSNSNEEKREITDRGIGLAKLGKRIKDKVSTYSKGMTRRLLVARTLMINPELAILDEPTAGLDVIISQEMRRIIKDFVKKGTTVLLSSHNMLEVDFLCDRIALIDKGVILETGTPQELKEKYNAKNIEEVFIKAIR